A genome region from Hoplias malabaricus isolate fHopMal1 chromosome 8, fHopMal1.hap1, whole genome shotgun sequence includes the following:
- the si:ch73-109d9.3 gene encoding uncharacterized protein si:ch73-109d9.3, which yields MSDTLVLTFQTQLSGVMETILRSAVCEITRLVEGSFLEEVGRGKREAEVLRRRLQILETKLGERERVKRVKCVDCGKTGFSKDTEGRDSRTQSGVELTGVMKLEGSSDGGRICGKSTTTQGQETSSASPDTELKIVELDEAKVGGPVKEEVTEAADIQMYPAVHGHTADHREPQRNNAGETSGLHASQSDHRVPQKDKLPSAKSGSPAVQDSGKNRPHLKRPDSKTEHPVQPPVSQAGPAASSSTECPTGKQLPKSPNSVAVKHEVVVVLPPEWEEVDSVRTGTVSVPSRAKLARDQLPVHIDPLPPRAPVEASVVFPGPRGKVSSLASQVTQQLRTPAKKLTKLAVHTSVLASNPGTVNIARAQPVHKSPASLPKPSQALQHFQRAYTDERSISALQTGRNLVQTLSIRTGGHIGHHTARTPHNCSQCGKGFSHLCHLRAHQQIHTGERQFCCSLCGRSFTKLSNLKAHRRVHTGERPYICTACGKRFTQKCNLKRHQRIHSANL from the exons ATGTCAGATACCCTGGTTCTCACCTTCCAGACCCAGCTCTCTGGGGTCATGGAGACCATCCTGAGATCAGCTGTTTGTGAGATCACCAGGCTCGTCGAAGGCAGCTTCTTGGAGGAGGTTGGTCGTGGGAAACGCGAAGCAGAGGTTTTGAGACGTAGGTTACAAATCCTGGAAACCAAACttggtgagagagaaagagttaaAAGGGTAAAGTGTGTGGACTGTGGCAAAACGGGATTCTCCAAGGACACAGAAGGTAGAGATTCCAGGACACAGTCTG GTGTGGAGTTAACTGGAGTTATGAAGCTGGAAGGCTCTTCTGATGGAGGCAGAATCTGTGGGAAGAGCACCACAACTCAAGGTCAAGAGACATCTTCAGCAAGCCCAGACACTGAACTTAAG attGTTGAACTCGATGAAGCCAAAGTAGGAGGGCCTGTAAAAGAAGAGGTCACAGAGGCTGCAGACATTCAGATGTACCCTGCAGTACATGGTCACACAGCAGATCACAGAGAGCCACAGAGAAACAATGCTGGAGAAACCTCAGGTCTCCATGCATCACAGTCTGATCATAGAGTTCCTCAGAAGGACAAACTACCAAGTGCCAAGTCTGGCAGTCCTGCTGTTCAGGATTCTGGGAAAAACAGGCCGCATTTAAAAAGGCCAGACTCTAAAACAGAGCATCCTGTGCAGCCGCCTGTCTCGCAAGCAGGGCCTGCAGCCTCATCGTCCACAGAGTGTCCCACTGGAAAACAGCTGCCAAAGAGTCCAAACTCAGTGGCTGTTAAACATGAGGTTGTGGTTGTGCTTCCACCAGAATGGGAAGAGGTGGATAGTGTGAGAACAGGGACGGTTTCTGTCCCCAGCCGTGCAAAACTAGCACGGGATCAGCTTCCCGTGCATATAGATCCTCTTCCTCCTAGAGCTCCAGTGGAAGCAAGCGTGGTGTTTCCTGGACCTCGTGGAAAGGTCAGTAGCCTTGCCTCTCAGGTAACACAGCAGCTCAGGACTCCAGCTAAAAAGCTCACCAAACTGGCAGTACATACCAGCGTGCTGGCCTCCAATCCTGGCACTGTGAACATAGCCAGGGCACAACCCGTCCACAAGAGTCCAGCCTCTCTGCCCAAACCTTCTCAGGCACTTCAGCACTTCCAGAGAGCCTACACGGACGAAAGAAGCATCAGTGCATTGCAGACAGGCAGGAATCTCGTGCAGACACTCAGCATTAGGACTGGTGGTCATATTGGGCACCACACGGCCAGGACGCCACACAACTGCAGCCAGTGCGGTAAAGGCTTCTCCCACCTGTGCCACCTGAGAGCTCACCAACagattcacacaggagaaagaCAATTCTGCTGCAGTCTGTGCGGCCGCAGCTTCACTAAGCTCAGTAATCTGAAGGCACATCGCAGGGTGCACACAGGGGAAAGACCCTACATCTGCACGGCCTGCGGCAAAAGGTTCACgcagaaatgcaacctgaaaagACACCAGAGGATTCACTCTGCCAATCTGTGA
- the si:ch73-109d9.2 gene encoding uncharacterized protein si:ch73-109d9.2 isoform X1, with translation MSEIIVTFQTQLSGVMETVFKAAIFEITRLVEDSFLEEVSRSREQVESLKKRLQLCETKRRDQEEGRKLRCADCGSNTRLFEDKGRKEKAPHTQSGGDNARSLKQERNLEETWRSCGSEKENELSGLVDSDNVLNAPKAAENEAEEQGKVDCMLKAEVVHNANVEPQDAWKMSIEEGSDHSVRNKPFSDQDLQQMQEDWNSGLDQVTDPEPEPDDIQGLPCRTRYNMDDLGSFSNQELVMGELNGLTEPSQRTGEGLGFGALPGSLQTDRNTSAECGRRMRNKRGSKGSSTLHNTPDTSDLNCLLINEEGYLQDISALAQAPGGLIGDSGHRGHSMYSRDAVNDSSNCFYSGEEFSHQINVTHSEPVQMVGSGEKRPPTCSQCMISFPDQVSLKTHMLSHRASTSHSYVCNQCGKKFTQACNLKVHQRVHQKDGLHLCNHCGKGYSSFTDLRRHKCSQAGDKPYSCTLCGNKFSRLWNLKLHRRIHTQEKPHQCSMCDKSFTRADILKVHQRTHTGERPYCCRVCGLSFKRLDHLRSHQRKHGSDLNVH, from the exons ATGTCCGAAATCATCGTCACGTTTCAGACCCAGCTGTCAGGCGTTATGGAGACGGTTTTTAAAGCCGCTATATTCGAGATCACCAGGCTGGTTGAGGACAGCTTTCTGGAGGAAGTTTCTCGGAGTCGTGAACAGGTTGAATCTCTAAAGAAGAGACTTCAGCTGTGTGAGACGAAACGCAGAGATCAGGAGGAAGGCAGAAAACTGAGGTGTGCGGACTGTGGCAGTAATACCAGACTCTTTGAGGATaaaggaagaaaagagaaagccCCTCATACTCAGTCTG GTGGGGACAATGCTCGAAGCCTTAAACAGGAGAGAAATTTAGAGGAGACCTGGAGAAGCTGTGGAAGTGAGAAGGAGAATGAACTCTCTGGACTGGTAGATTCAGATAATGTTTTAAATGCACCTAAAGCCGCAGAG AATGAAGCTGAAGAGCAAGGAAAGGTGGACTGCATGCTTAAAGCAGAGGTTGTTCATAATGCCAATGTTGAGCCACAGGATGCTTGGAAAATGAGCATTGAAG AAGGTTCAGACCATTCTGTTCGCAATAAGCCTTTCAGCGATCAAGATTTGCAGCAGATGCAGGAAGACTGGAACTCAGGTTTGGATCAAGTCACTGACCCTGAGCCTGAGCCAGATGACATACAAGGTCTGCCATGTAGAACTCGTTACAACATGGATGACTTGGGAAGCTTCAGCAACCAGGAGCTTGTTATGGGAGAACTGAATGGACTAACAGAGCCCTCTCAGAGAACAGGGGAAGGGTTGGGATTTGGGGCACTGCCAGGTTCTTTGCAGACTGACCGGAATACATCTGCCGAATGTGGGAGACGTATGCGAAATAAAAGAGGAAGCAAAGGCTCATCAACACTTCACAATACTCCAGATACAAGTGACCTAAACTGTCTGCTTATTAATGAGGAGGGATACTTGCAGGACATAAGTGCTCTTGCTCAGGCTCCAGGAGGCCTTATTGGAGACTCTGGCCATCGGGGACATTCCATGTATAGCAGGGATGCAGTAAATGACAGTAGTAATTGCTTTTATAGTGGAGAAGAATTTAGTCACCAAATTAACGTAACCCACAGTGAACCTGTTCAAATGGTGGGAAGCGGAGAGAAGAGACCTCCCACTTGCTCTCAGTGTATGATCAGTTTTCCAGACCAGGTTTCTTTAAAGACACACATGCTCTCTCACCGTGCCAGCACTTCACATTCCTACGTCTGCAATCAGTGTGGGAAGAAGTTCACCCAAGCCTGTAACCTTAAAGTCCACCAGCGCGTCCACCAAAAGGATGGACTGCATTTGTGTAATCACTGTGGAAAGGGCTACTCCTCCTTCACGGACTTGCGGAGGCACAAATGCAGCCAAGCCGGAGACAAGCCCTACAGCTGCACACTCTGTGGGAACAAGTTCAGCCGGTTGTGGAACCTCAAGCTTCATCGCCGCATTCACACGCAGGAGAAACCGCACCAATGCAGCATGTGTGATAAAAGCTTCACCCGGGCTGACATCTTAAAGGTCCACCAGAGGACGCACACCGGAGAGAGGCCCTACTGCTGCAGGGTGTGTGGACTTAGCTTTAAACGTCTTGATCATCTCAGATCACATCAGCGGAAACACGGATCTGACCTGAACGTTCACTAG
- the si:ch73-109d9.2 gene encoding uncharacterized protein si:ch73-109d9.2 isoform X2 produces the protein MSEIIVTFQTQLSGVMETVFKAAIFEITRLVEDSFLEEVSRSREQVESLKKRLQLCETKRRDQEEGRKLRCADCGSNTRLFEDKGRKEKAPHTQSGGDNARSLKQERNLEETWRSCGSEKENELSGLVDSDNVLNAPKAAENEAEEQGKVDCMLKAEVVHNANVEPQDAWKMSIEGSDHSVRNKPFSDQDLQQMQEDWNSGLDQVTDPEPEPDDIQGLPCRTRYNMDDLGSFSNQELVMGELNGLTEPSQRTGEGLGFGALPGSLQTDRNTSAECGRRMRNKRGSKGSSTLHNTPDTSDLNCLLINEEGYLQDISALAQAPGGLIGDSGHRGHSMYSRDAVNDSSNCFYSGEEFSHQINVTHSEPVQMVGSGEKRPPTCSQCMISFPDQVSLKTHMLSHRASTSHSYVCNQCGKKFTQACNLKVHQRVHQKDGLHLCNHCGKGYSSFTDLRRHKCSQAGDKPYSCTLCGNKFSRLWNLKLHRRIHTQEKPHQCSMCDKSFTRADILKVHQRTHTGERPYCCRVCGLSFKRLDHLRSHQRKHGSDLNVH, from the exons ATGTCCGAAATCATCGTCACGTTTCAGACCCAGCTGTCAGGCGTTATGGAGACGGTTTTTAAAGCCGCTATATTCGAGATCACCAGGCTGGTTGAGGACAGCTTTCTGGAGGAAGTTTCTCGGAGTCGTGAACAGGTTGAATCTCTAAAGAAGAGACTTCAGCTGTGTGAGACGAAACGCAGAGATCAGGAGGAAGGCAGAAAACTGAGGTGTGCGGACTGTGGCAGTAATACCAGACTCTTTGAGGATaaaggaagaaaagagaaagccCCTCATACTCAGTCTG GTGGGGACAATGCTCGAAGCCTTAAACAGGAGAGAAATTTAGAGGAGACCTGGAGAAGCTGTGGAAGTGAGAAGGAGAATGAACTCTCTGGACTGGTAGATTCAGATAATGTTTTAAATGCACCTAAAGCCGCAGAG AATGAAGCTGAAGAGCAAGGAAAGGTGGACTGCATGCTTAAAGCAGAGGTTGTTCATAATGCCAATGTTGAGCCACAGGATGCTTGGAAAATGAGCATTGAAG GTTCAGACCATTCTGTTCGCAATAAGCCTTTCAGCGATCAAGATTTGCAGCAGATGCAGGAAGACTGGAACTCAGGTTTGGATCAAGTCACTGACCCTGAGCCTGAGCCAGATGACATACAAGGTCTGCCATGTAGAACTCGTTACAACATGGATGACTTGGGAAGCTTCAGCAACCAGGAGCTTGTTATGGGAGAACTGAATGGACTAACAGAGCCCTCTCAGAGAACAGGGGAAGGGTTGGGATTTGGGGCACTGCCAGGTTCTTTGCAGACTGACCGGAATACATCTGCCGAATGTGGGAGACGTATGCGAAATAAAAGAGGAAGCAAAGGCTCATCAACACTTCACAATACTCCAGATACAAGTGACCTAAACTGTCTGCTTATTAATGAGGAGGGATACTTGCAGGACATAAGTGCTCTTGCTCAGGCTCCAGGAGGCCTTATTGGAGACTCTGGCCATCGGGGACATTCCATGTATAGCAGGGATGCAGTAAATGACAGTAGTAATTGCTTTTATAGTGGAGAAGAATTTAGTCACCAAATTAACGTAACCCACAGTGAACCTGTTCAAATGGTGGGAAGCGGAGAGAAGAGACCTCCCACTTGCTCTCAGTGTATGATCAGTTTTCCAGACCAGGTTTCTTTAAAGACACACATGCTCTCTCACCGTGCCAGCACTTCACATTCCTACGTCTGCAATCAGTGTGGGAAGAAGTTCACCCAAGCCTGTAACCTTAAAGTCCACCAGCGCGTCCACCAAAAGGATGGACTGCATTTGTGTAATCACTGTGGAAAGGGCTACTCCTCCTTCACGGACTTGCGGAGGCACAAATGCAGCCAAGCCGGAGACAAGCCCTACAGCTGCACACTCTGTGGGAACAAGTTCAGCCGGTTGTGGAACCTCAAGCTTCATCGCCGCATTCACACGCAGGAGAAACCGCACCAATGCAGCATGTGTGATAAAAGCTTCACCCGGGCTGACATCTTAAAGGTCCACCAGAGGACGCACACCGGAGAGAGGCCCTACTGCTGCAGGGTGTGTGGACTTAGCTTTAAACGTCTTGATCATCTCAGATCACATCAGCGGAAACACGGATCTGACCTGAACGTTCACTAG